In Pseudobythopirellula maris, the genomic stretch CTAATCTTCGTCGAATCCGATGCTCAGGTAGGGCGTCAGGCGGTCGATCCGCCCGTCGATCCCGGCCAGCTCGGCGTCGAACCGCGGGTCGCCCTGGCCGCCGTAGCGGCCTATGACATCCTGCAGCGTGAGCCCCTCTTGGAGGCCATCGACGGCGGGGCAGTAATCGGCGGGGCGGAAGCCGGCGGCGAGGCTCGCCATGGCGACCCGGCCCTCGGCGACCTCCCTACCGAACCGCACGCCCGCGCGGTCGGCCGCGAGATCGGCGAAGCTGAAACCGGTCCCTCCCTGAGAGTCGACCAGTTCTTTGGCGAGCCCGATCGCGCGGGCCTGCTCGTCTCCTGCTCGCAACGCCAATCCGGCGGAGACAAAGAAGTGCTTCGCCAGGTCGACCCGCCCGCGGACGGTCGGTTTGACGGCGGCGAGGGCAGCGCGGGTGAGTTTGGGCGTCGCCGACCGGTCGGCGGCGACCAGGCCGCCCCGCTTGGCGAGCTGGCCCGTGTCGTCCATCGCCAACGCCAGGGCGTAAACAAACGCCTCGCGTTCGGTCTCGTCCGGCAGCTCCGCGGCGGTGCGGGCCGCGGCTCGCACCAACAGCTCGGTGCGCTGCTCGGGCTCGGCGGCGCGCAGGCGCGGGTCGCCCGAGGCGGCGGCGATGGTCCGCAGCACGATGTCGATCGCCTCGCCGAGCGTCGACGCTTTGCCCGGCTGACCGACCGGCTCTAGCGGCTTGTCGAAGGCGGGCGCCGCCGCCACGGCTGCACGCCCCTCGGCTCGCAATCGTTCGGCCGCCCGCGGCGGGGCGACGGCGGGGGCCTTGTCGGCGACGGGGTTCAGGGCGAGCCCGCCGGGCCCTCGGTTGGGAACCCGGGCCGGCGCCGCGCGGCCCGCGGCGCGGTTCTTCACCCGGCGCAGAAAGTTCTTGGCGGCCGGGTCGTCACTCAGCCCCGAGCCGAGCGCCCCGTAGGCGTCGGCGAGTCGGCGGCTCGTGGCGGGGGTGAGTTCGGTAAAGCTGCTAATGTCGCGACGGCGGATCTCCTCGCCGACCATCGACATGATAAGCGTGTTGACCGGGTCGAAGCGGATTTGGAACGAGGTGAGCCGCGACCGCCGGTCGCCCAGCAGCGGCCGCATCACGCTGTCCATCTCGGCCGAGTGGCTCGCCCCCAGGTGGTGCCCCAACTCGTGCAACAGCAGCTCGAGCCGCTCCGGCTCGCTGACGTGCTGCGACCACTCGCGGATCATCAGGTGGCTGTTAAGCGGGCCGCGGGTGCCGCCCAAGTGGGTGCGTCCGACGGGCAGCTGGTACTGGCTGGCGAAGCCGATCGCGATGACGCCCGGCGGCGGCTTCACGTCGCGTTCGAAGTTGGCGAACGACTTCATAAAGTCGTTCTCGCGGTTGTCGGTCCGCCAGCGCCCGTAACGCGCCACGCGGAGCCGCACGCCGGCGTGGCGCTGCAGCACCACCGAAGCACGTTCCACGCGGGCCCGCAGCCGCGCTTGCCACACGGCCGGCAGCGAGGGCTCGTCCTCGTCAACGAGGATCATCACGGGGATCTCGGCGACGGGCATAAAGCGGGCGTCGCCTGGCAGCACGCGACCGGTCTCGGCGCCCTCGGCTGCCTCGGCAGCGCCGAGGCCGATCTCGTGCAGGTCGATGACGCCGCTGGCGTTTTGCCCGAAGTAGTAGGGTGTGTTCGCCCGCAACAAGTAGCCGCGGCGTTCGCCGGACGAGTTGAACGCCACGTGCAACGGGTCATCGGCGAATAGGGGCCGCACCTCGCCCACCTTCAGTCGGAGCTGGTACGGCTCGCTCGTCGCGGGCGAGATCAGCGTGTCGAGCGGCCGCGGGGTGCGGTTGGCCAGCACGAACACATCGGCCCGGGCCAGATGGGGGAGCAGCAGGAGGAGCGTCGCGGCGCAGCCGATCACGGCGTTGGCGAACAACGCGATCGACTGGCGACGCCACACGAGGAACTTCATGCGATCATTCTACACGCAAAAGCACGTTGGGGCCCCGTCTGAGCGCAGGCGGGCTCGGGCCACGCCCACCCGCTCTGACGCCTGTCGCGCCCCCAAGGTTTCCTGGCCAACGCCTACGGGAGCCTCTCGCCCTCAGCCGGCGTGGCGGCGACGCACACGGCGTTGCGGACGCTGATCGCGGGTGCGGCGGTAGCCGAACTCGATGGCGAACCATTCGGCAAACCGCTCACGGTCGTTGTAGCTGCTGTTGCGCTCGTCGAGCAGGTGGCCGAGCTCGTGGATCAGGATGTTGTTGAGGTAGTAGTCGCGAATGGTCTCCTCGGTCCAAGTGAGGGTCCACTCGCCCGGTTCCGGTGCGTCCCAGCGGCCGCCGTACATGCGGGCCTCGTTGACCACGTTGGGCGGCGGAGGCGAGTAAAAATGCTCGACCAGCGACTCATCAATCGGGTAGAGGTAGAGCGCTCCGCCCCACTGCATGCCGTAACAAGGAAGGCTCTGCTTCTTCCGCGTCATGCGGCTGAGCTGCACGACCGACAAGTCACGCAGAAACCATTCCGGCAGCGAGGCAAGCCGATCGCGCACTTCGGCGGGGGTCACGGCGTGGCGGTATTCCTCGCCCGGCGGCTGGACAATCACCTTGTAGCCTTTGATCTCTTCGGGCTCTTCGTGCCAATCCTCGGGCGGCGAGAAAGGCAACGACTCGTTGCGCGAGCCGACCCCACGCCGCGACTGCGGCTTGCTGCGCCGCGAGATCGCGGCGCCAACCGATGAGTTGCGACGGCTGGCTTGGCGAATAGAAGACTTGCTTTGGTAGTCTCGACGCGAATGCTTCCGATGAGACATGGCGCTGCTGACGGGATGAGGGTGCGACTAATAAAATCGCGCCGAAATCTTCCTCATGACTTCCGTGCAACGTTTGGCCTGGGTGGGAGAACACTCTCGGATGAACTGCCTCGTTCACACTCGAGTGGAAGGCCAACAGGGGGGACCAATTCGGCGGTACATTACTATCGTACGACGCCCGGGAACCCGGAATCAAATCAACGATAAAACGTTCTACAACAAAGACTTACACTTAACGGAGCGGATGAAATCGGCTTCAAATTCTGGTTCACCGCACCCAGTCTTTTAGGGGGTCTACAAGCCATGAATTGCGCTGCGTGGCGGCAACCCTATGCCGTAACTGGAGTTATCCAAACGGCTAAAAACATGCGGCATATCGCAGCACGCTCGGCTAATACGGATTCGCGCACAACTAATTTTATTTGAAATTATCCTGACACAAGACAGCGGCTACTCGAGCCCGACAATTACCCCATTCGGGCTACTCTCTGTGGCGGATGTCGGCCACCGTCCGGCTCGTCTCGTATCGCCCAAGAGAAAGAATCTCAACCGAGATTGGCAGGGCATCGCCGAACTCGGTGCTCACGAACAATCACGGCGCCGCCGCTCTTCAGAGCCTTGCGAGGGAGTGAGCCATCGCGTCCCCAACGCACCTGCCGCACAGCCCGAGAGGGACGGCTGAAGCGTGGGGGGGGCCGATTACCGTCCTCTTAGCGGCTGTTACGATGTGGTGAAGGCGAGCGATCTCCGGCGCTCGCGCAGAACGCAGCCGACTGCACGCCGCCGCTGTCCGCGGCTTGCTTGCTTCCAGGCGAGCCAGACCGACGCCGCCTCCAACGCTACCCATCCGTGCGTTCCGCACTAACCGACCGCCCCGATGACGCCTGCCTCTACCGCTGATGCCCCGCCGACCGAGCCAACGGCCGATTGCTTGGTGATCGGCGGCGGCGTGATCGGGCTGTCGATCGCATACCGGCTGGCGGGCGACGGACAGCGGATCACGCTGCTCGAGCGCGGAGAAACGGGGCGTGAGGCTTCGTGGGCCGGCGCCGGCATCTTGCCGCCGGGCAGTTGGTACTCCGATCACCCGGCCCTCGCCGAGTTGGCGGAGGCCGCCCGGGTGCAACAGCCCGAATGGTCGCGCCGATTGCTCGCCGAGACCGGAGTCGACGACGAGCTGCATTCCTGCGGAGCGGTTTACCTGCTTCCGGACAGGCTTGGCGACGACTTCTTAGACCACGCCCACGCACGGTTTGACGACTGGAGTTCGCGAGGCTGCGAGGTCTCTGCGCTTCACGCTGGCGACGCACGCTCGATCGAGCCGGCGCTGTCGCCTGAAGCGGCCGGTTGCAAGGCGCGCTGGGTCGCCGCCGAGTCGCAGCTGCGCAATCCGCGTCGGCTGACCGCCCTGAGGCACGCGTGCGAGCGGCTTGGGGTGCGGATCGTTGAGCAAGCACCGGTGGAGCGGCTGAAGACGAGCGGCGGGCGGATCCACGCGGCGATCACCCCGCGCGGAGAGTTCGCCGCCGAGCGGTTTTGCTTGGCCAACGGGGCCTGGGCGGCTCAGCTGGCCGGCGCCTGCGGCGGCGAGCCGCGGCTGAGGCTGCCGGTCAAACCGATTCGGGGACAGATGCTGCTCCTCCGGCAGAGCGAGCCGACGCTCCGCACCATCGTGCATCGCGGGCCGCTCTACCTCGTGCCGCGACTCGACGGCCGGGTGCTGGTCGGCGCCACGGTCGAAGACGTCGGCTTTGACAAACGAACGACGCCCGAAGCGACCGAACGGCTCCGCAAGTTCGCCATCGAAACGGTCCCCGCCCTCGCCAAGGCCGAGGTCGAAGCCGCCTGGTCGGGGCTGCGGCCGATGGGTGGCGACGGGCTGCCGATCGTTGGCGCAGCGCCGGGGTTGGCGAATTGCTTCGTCGCCGCCGGCCACCACCGCTCGGGCCTGCAGTTCGCGCCGCCGACGGCCGACGCCATCGCCGCACTCATGGCGGGGCACGAGCCGGGTTCTCCGTTCGAGGCGTTCACGCCAGAACGCTTCGTCACGGTGCGGCAGTAGCCACAGCAGCCATTGCGGCGGGAGACACTTTTCGGCGCAGCAGGCGTGAAGGTTCCGCGCGATCCCTTAGCCCCTGCCCCAGCGGGGGAGGGGGAGCAAGGTCACTCCACCTCGACGCGGAAACCGAGGGCGTATTCCGCCGTCGAAGTGTCGGGACAGGTGATCCAGAGGGCGTCGCCATCGCGGGTCCACTCGCACTCGGCGCCCGTGGCCAGCAGTGTCACGCTCTTCGGGTCGGCGCCGAGTAGCCCGGCCGCCTCGCCCATCGACGCGGCGCACAGCTTCGTGCCGGTCGGGGGCACGGTCATGCACCAGACGTAGAGCGAGCCGTCCTTGCCGCGCGTGTAGCGCAGGTCTTCGGGGGTGAACTCGAACTCGACCTGCTTGCGTCCCAAGGCGCCGCGCGGCATGTTGCGATCGCCCTCGCGGGTCGCCTCCCAGGCGTAGGAACCGTAGATCCCCTCGCCGTGGAGCTTCATCCAGCGGCCGACGCCCTCGAGCATCTCGGGGCAGCCCGGCTCCATGCCGCCAGTGGGGGTGAGCGGCACCGAGACGGCGAAATTGCCGTCACGCGAGGCGAACTCCAGAAGGCCCTTCACGACGTACGACGCGTCGTAGTAGAAGCCGGGCTCGTAGAACCAGCCGCCGATCGCCATCTCGCCCATCCACACTTTGTCGGAGGAGGCGGCGCCCGAGGGGATGCGGCTCTCGGACGTCGAGGCGAGCCCCGGCTGGGCCTTGCTGAACTTGATAATGGCGAATGTGTCGACCTCGCTGCGACGCTCGGTCGTGCGGTTGAAGAAGTCGGCCACGACGCGCTGCGCCGCGTCGCACTTGAAGCCCGAGCCGCTCTTCTTGCCACTGAACGGCTGCCGCGAGTTGCCGTCGGTGTAGATCCAGTCGGGATCGTATTGCTCGACGGCGTCCATGATCCGCTCGGCCCACTGCGTGGCGTACTCGCGGGCGTACGGCAGGTGCTTGTCGAAGATCCCCTGGCGGCCGTGGGCGATCAGGTGGACCGGCTCGTACTCAGGGTAGCCTTCCAGCGGCCGGCCGTAGAGTTGCCGCGGGTCGTAGCCCTCCCACCACTTGCCCTTGCCGTCTTCCTTGGTGAGCACGCCATCGTACGGAACGCCCGCCTTGGGACCCGACGAGTCGGCGCCGAACGCCGGCTGCCACCACCACCAGGTGTACTCGTGGTGGAAGGAGATGCCGTAGCGAATCCCTTCGTCACGCGCCGCCGCGACCCACTCGCCGACGATGTCGCGCTTCGGGCCGATGTTCACTGAGTTCCAAGGCTGGTGCTTCGAATCCCACAGGTCGAAGTTGTCGTGGTGCACGCCCATGATGTTCGCGTAGCGGAAGCCGGCGTCGCGGAACATCTGCATGTACTTCGCGGCGTCGAAGTCGGGGATGCTCCATTGGTTCAGCACGTCCTTGTAGCCGAACTCCGAAGGGTGCCCGAAATACTTCCGGTGGTTGCGGTACGCCTTTTCGTCTTCGAGGTACATCTTTTTCGCGTACCAGTCGTTCGACTTGCCGGCGGCCTGCGGTCCCCAGTGGATCCAGACACCGAACTTCGCGTCGCGGAACCAAGCCGGCCCGCCGGGGTGCTGCTCGGCGATTGACTCCCAGCTGGGCTCAAACGGGCCGGGGGTGATCGGGAAGTCGAGCTTCTCCTCGGCGAAGGAGTCGGGGTCGACCTGGGCCGAGGCGATCGGCAGCAACAGAGAACAAGCGACAAGCGCCAACAACGAGGACCTTAGCAGCATCGGTGCGTTCCGGAAGAGAGTTGGAGAAGCGGCGTGAAGAATCACAACAACCGACCTATGGTAACCGAATCGGCCGCCGAATTGGCCCCGCCGTCGGTCTCGGAATCGAGACACGGTGTTTCGCCGGTTAAACCGCTAGAACAACGGGCGGAATCCCGCCGCGGCGAAGTGAGCGTCGTTCGTGAACACCTCGCTCAAGCCGAGTCGCCGCATGATCTGAAAAGAGACACAATCGACGATGCTGGGCCCACCAGCGTGCGCCGTTTCATAGGCCCGCCAAGCCTGCTCCCAGTCTGATTCGTCAGGCGTGATCAAACGCCCTTCACTCGACATGCTGGACGCGAGCGCAAAGACGCGCCCACGGAGCGGGGTTCGAGCCACGGCGTTACCCGCTTCGAGCAGCACGAAAGTCGTCGCTAAGAACTCACGGCGTTCCTTGCGTAACTTCTCGTACGCTTCGAGAGCCGCAGGACGCCATTGATCCGACCGATTGAGGAGCGCGATTACGCCTACCGTGTCGAGAAATACCGGCCTCACGGCTGGTGCTCATTGTGTCGGGCCGCGAGATCCGAAACGCCGGTTTCGACACTCTGCTCGAGTATGGTGTAGATGCTCGCCGTGTCCGGCGCCTGACCGTTTCCTAAGGTATGGCCGTCGGCCACATCGCCCTGCGTCAGTCGTGGCTCGAACTCCACCCGCGCACCCGCAGGCAGCTCGACCGGCTCGACCGGACGGAAAACGCCGTTTTCGAAGATCGCGTGGATCGTGGGCATGGCCGGGGGACCTAGGGGGCGGGGGGAGATTCTCTCACCAAGTATACCCCGCGGCGGCGGAGGGTCCTACTTCTTCTTCGGCCACGGTCCTAGTGGAGCCTGCCGGAATTCACTTCCGGCAGGCGGAACAGTTGTCTTCCGCGATAGCGAGCAGACCACCATCAATTCCTAGTGCAGCGCCGCCGCGTCGCGTGGCCGCCGGAGCCGGTGGACGCGCAGGCGCGCGTGCTCGGGCCGATCCAAGTCGGCGGCCGTTGTTCGACGCACGCGCCCGTGCGAATGGATCACCCAAAGCAAGATCGAGTCGCGCGAGGCGAAGTTCGTGCGGAACGTCTCGCGGTTGCCGTTCCACAACTCGGCGCCGCTCAGGCAACGCCAAAACGTCCGGCGCAACGATCGGCTCAGGCAGCGGGGCAGGGAGTAGTCGAGCCAAACAACGTCGGTCGCCCGTGGCCAGACGAGGTCGCGGCAGCGGTCGTAGTTGCCGTCGACCACCCAGCGATCGCCGCGGGTCACGCGGTCGATCTGGCGGCGGGTCTCGTCGTCGGGGCGCGCGCGCCAGCCGGGGCCCCAGTGGATCGCGTCGAGCTCGGCGAGCGGCGCGTCGAGCCGTTCGGACAGCGCACGGGCCAGGGTGCTCTTGCCCGAGCCGCTGCAGCCGACGACCGAGATGCGCTCACCGAGCAGGTCCATGCCCGCCAATTGTAAGCGCTGGCCCCGGGGCGGCGAAGCGAGGCGCCTCAAGCGCCGGCCGACTGGGTCGCCGATTCCACCGCCGGTTTCAGCCCGAACCGTTCATTGTAGAAGCCGAACTGCTCGTCGAGGTACTCCGGTTCGATGCCGAACTGGTCGAGCGAGTAGCGGTGCTTGCCGTGTTTGTTCTGCGGGTGGTCGGCGATCCACTGGCGCATGGCCGACTCGAACGCGTCGGTGTACTCCAGCCCAAACCGCTCGTAGATGCCACGCACCGTGGCGACCGGGTCGCTCACCATCTCGCGGTAGAACACGTCGGTGAAGCAGTGGGGGTGGGTGTCGCGGGTCCGTATGGCCGAGCGGAACATGTCGGCGAACATCGGCGCCACGGCGTGGTGGTCGTCGTCGTACGGGTTGTCGGTCGTCAGCAGCCGCGAGACGGTGAACAGGCTCAGCGACGAGGGGACCGCCTCGCTCAGGTCGCGGTGCGTCTGCACCACGCAGGCGTCGGGGAACGCCTCGACCAAACCGCGCAGCCCGCACAGGTGCGCAGGGTTCTTGAGAACCCACGGCCGGTGATCGCCCCCCCAGCCGAGCAGCTTGAGCTGCGAGCGGTAGAAACGGTACGCGTCGAACATCACCGAGTCGTCGCACTCCGAGATCCAACGGATGTACTTGTTGACCGGCCCCCAGCAGATGAACGTCGGATTGATAAACGTGCGCTGCATCAGGGCGACGCACTCCTCGGGCCCATCGG encodes the following:
- a CDS encoding ImmA/IrrE family metallo-endopeptidase; translated protein: MSHRKHSRRDYQSKSSIRQASRRNSSVGAAISRRSKPQSRRGVGSRNESLPFSPPEDWHEEPEEIKGYKVIVQPPGEEYRHAVTPAEVRDRLASLPEWFLRDLSVVQLSRMTRKKQSLPCYGMQWGGALYLYPIDESLVEHFYSPPPPNVVNEARMYGGRWDAPEPGEWTLTWTEETIRDYYLNNILIHELGHLLDERNSSYNDRERFAEWFAIEFGYRRTRDQRPQRRVRRRHAG
- the thiO gene encoding glycine oxidase ThiO, which codes for MTPASTADAPPTEPTADCLVIGGGVIGLSIAYRLAGDGQRITLLERGETGREASWAGAGILPPGSWYSDHPALAELAEAARVQQPEWSRRLLAETGVDDELHSCGAVYLLPDRLGDDFLDHAHARFDDWSSRGCEVSALHAGDARSIEPALSPEAAGCKARWVAAESQLRNPRRLTALRHACERLGVRIVEQAPVERLKTSGGRIHAAITPRGEFAAERFCLANGAWAAQLAGACGGEPRLRLPVKPIRGQMLLLRQSEPTLRTIVHRGPLYLVPRLDGRVLVGATVEDVGFDKRTTPEATERLRKFAIETVPALAKAEVEAAWSGLRPMGGDGLPIVGAAPGLANCFVAAGHHRSGLQFAPPTADAIAALMAGHEPGSPFEAFTPERFVTVRQ
- a CDS encoding alpha-L-fucosidase codes for the protein MLLRSSLLALVACSLLLPIASAQVDPDSFAEEKLDFPITPGPFEPSWESIAEQHPGGPAWFRDAKFGVWIHWGPQAAGKSNDWYAKKMYLEDEKAYRNHRKYFGHPSEFGYKDVLNQWSIPDFDAAKYMQMFRDAGFRYANIMGVHHDNFDLWDSKHQPWNSVNIGPKRDIVGEWVAAARDEGIRYGISFHHEYTWWWWQPAFGADSSGPKAGVPYDGVLTKEDGKGKWWEGYDPRQLYGRPLEGYPEYEPVHLIAHGRQGIFDKHLPYAREYATQWAERIMDAVEQYDPDWIYTDGNSRQPFSGKKSGSGFKCDAAQRVVADFFNRTTERRSEVDTFAIIKFSKAQPGLASTSESRIPSGAASSDKVWMGEMAIGGWFYEPGFYYDASYVVKGLLEFASRDGNFAVSVPLTPTGGMEPGCPEMLEGVGRWMKLHGEGIYGSYAWEATREGDRNMPRGALGRKQVEFEFTPEDLRYTRGKDGSLYVWCMTVPPTGTKLCAASMGEAAGLLGADPKSVTLLATGAECEWTRDGDALWITCPDTSTAEYALGFRVEVE
- a CDS encoding type II toxin-antitoxin system VapC family toxin, with the translated sequence MRPVFLDTVGVIALLNRSDQWRPAALEAYEKLRKERREFLATTFVLLEAGNAVARTPLRGRVFALASSMSSEGRLITPDESDWEQAWRAYETAHAGGPSIVDCVSFQIMRRLGLSEVFTNDAHFAAAGFRPLF
- a CDS encoding antitoxin family protein; translated protein: MPTIHAIFENGVFRPVEPVELPAGARVEFEPRLTQGDVADGHTLGNGQAPDTASIYTILEQSVETGVSDLAARHNEHQP
- a CDS encoding adenylate kinase; translated protein: MDLLGERISVVGCSGSGKSTLARALSERLDAPLAELDAIHWGPGWRARPDDETRRQIDRVTRGDRWVVDGNYDRCRDLVWPRATDVVWLDYSLPRCLSRSLRRTFWRCLSGAELWNGNRETFRTNFASRDSILLWVIHSHGRVRRTTAADLDRPEHARLRVHRLRRPRDAAALH
- a CDS encoding sulfotransferase family protein, with amino-acid sequence MNHAPARDPLARRLAKSLSRGADLVWPARAMSVDQIKHFAQRKTRLEDWGAGDFESPLEALVDSIECDMRMTSFGRRFINVMLISSAMMRLKVVDAMRRLEGVEDVPTPKPLFVVGLPRTGTTLLYNLLGCDPGRRPLMIWEGHCPYDPTWLGQKDRRRREMAIGIRGIDTLVPELRPVHKLSPDGPEECVALMQRTFINPTFICWGPVNKYIRWISECDDSVMFDAYRFYRSQLKLLGWGGDHRPWVLKNPAHLCGLRGLVEAFPDACVVQTHRDLSEAVPSSLSLFTVSRLLTTDNPYDDDHHAVAPMFADMFRSAIRTRDTHPHCFTDVFYREMVSDPVATVRGIYERFGLEYTDAFESAMRQWIADHPQNKHGKHRYSLDQFGIEPEYLDEQFGFYNERFGLKPAVESATQSAGA